From one Lotus japonicus ecotype B-129 chromosome 3, LjGifu_v1.2 genomic stretch:
- the LOC130745901 gene encoding uncharacterized protein LOC130745901, translating to MENASENPKFPGFPFKPYSIQIDFMNALYQSLNQGGISMLESPTGTGKTMSVICSALQWVLDRRQQEAAGLVVGGSKDQANGNGGVGSDDEPDWMRDFFVEKEGKIGNKKEKFGKPDSNREIKNGSRKGFKDLGIGETRVEKGREGLRKKNDVVDVNDEEFLLEEYESDDEKAPGGGVSKRKAVKSTLASSSEDESDNGDDEGEEEEKTLKVYFCSRTHSQLSQFVKELQKTVFANEMTAVSLGSRKNLCINEEVLALGNATRINERCLELQKKKKNDATKVKSLRAGAGVRRTKASSGCPMLRKHRLQQEFRNEISQQGPLDIEDLANLGRTVGTCPYYGSRSMVRRADLVVLPYQSLLSKSSREALGLNLKSNIVIIDEAHNLADSLISMYDSKITLSQLEKVHCHVEQYFTRFRNLLGPANRRYIQTLMVLTQAFLRVLLNEKDGYLIDSCRDIEHAAEESRASDFTMAINDFLFELNVDNINLVKLFKYIKESNIMHKVSGYGEKQATLEKISSPESREHGEEGSCQSAFQALADILLSLTNKDSDGRIIISRSRPTSLRKQGGYIKYVMLSGEKIFSEIVDEAHAVVLVGGTLQPIEETRERLFPCLPPNQLHFFSCGHIVPPDSIMPIAVTRGPTGRSFDFSYSSRSSPDVMRELGLLLCNLVTVVPEGIVVFFPSFDCEGRVYQNWESSGILERITKRKRVFREPRNNMDVESVLKEYKDTIYGLSSMNSDANRASRSGAILLAVVGGKISEGINLSDGMGRCIVMVGLPYASPSDIELLERIKHIEGFGNSKFLENPTFSSSYNLYSGDAQGGFDILKSCSHRGREYYENLCMKAVNQSIGRAIRHINDYAAILLVDTRYASDSSKRSFAHPVTKLPQWIKDRFVSTSNNYGEIHKLLHQFFKLKKTCSTGSQRATWRKPRPSTIAEPPMLKLRETISRTKTFFHKGLKDFRSLFSGGYKKLPRSFSFNPFLGRNCRARTHTSDKFYNEFYDLMQSDIGRIKMFSSNSISRSQESAMEDALQESIYEESSKLRKKEGLSSQNKNKGAHVLAQKMKELDMMDTGDLEHVLDIEEALHYYSRLKSGVYLDIVDKFFMDINSEFTVPQPSASFKHSKGKLGPIQLQIR from the exons ATGGAAAATGCATCCGAAAACCCAAAATTCCCAGGCTTCCCTTTCAAACCCTATTCAATCCAGATCGATTTCATGAACGCCCTCTATCAATCCCTCAACCAAGGTGGCATCTCCATGTTGGAAAGCCCAACCG GTACTGGGAAGACCATGAGTGTCATTTGTAGTGCTTTGCAATGGGTGCTTGATCGGCGACAACAGGAAGCAGCAGGGCTTGTTGTAGGTGGTAGTAAGGATCAAGCTAATGGCAATGGTGGGGTTGGTTCAGATGATGAACCTGATTGGATGAGAGATTTCTTTGTCGAAAAAGAGGGAAAGATAGGAAATAAGAAGGAAAAGTTTGGGAAACCTGATAGTAATCGCGAAATTAAGAATGGAAGTCGTAAGGGTTTTAAGGATCTGGGTATTGGTGAGACTCGTGTTGAAAAGGGGCGTGAGGGTTTGCGGAAAAAAAATGATGTAGTGGATGTTAATGATGAGGAATTTTTACTGGAAGAATATGAGAGTGATGATGAGAAAGCACCTGGTGGTGGTGTGTCCAAGAGGAAGGCTGTGAAATCCACTTTGGCTTCCTCTAGTGAGGATGAGTCTGATAATGGTGATGATGagggtgaggaggaggagaagacaTTGAAGGTTTATTTCTGTAGTCGAACGCATTCTCAGCTTTCACAGTTCGTAAAAGAGTTGCAGAAGACGGTCTTTGCTAATGAGATGACTGCTGTGAGTTTAGGCTCCAGGAAAAATCTCTGCATTAATGAAG AAGTACTAGCTCTTGGAAATGCGACACGCATAAATGAGCGGTGCTTGGAGCtccagaagaaaaagaaaaatgatgctACGAAAGTTAAG AGCTTAAGAGCAGGTGCAGGGGTACGCCGAACAAAGGCCTCCTCTGGTTGCCCAATGCTTAGAAAACATAGACTACAACAAGAATTCAGGAATGAGATATCTCAACAAGGGCCTTTGGATATTGAAGATCTTGCTAACCTTGGAAGAACTGTGGGAACTTGTCCTTACTATGGCTCTAGAAGCATGGTTCGGAGAGCTGATCTTGTCGTCCTACCGTATCAATCTCTTCTTTCAAAATCATCTCGTGAAGCACTTGGTCTGAATTTGAAGTCCAATATTGTTATCATAGATGAGGCTCACAATTTAGCTGATTCACTCATCAGCATGTATGACTCCAAAATTACTTTATCACAG CTGGAGAAGGTGCATTGCCATGTGGAACAGTACTTTACAAGATTCCGGAACCTTTTGGGACCTGCTAATAGGAGATATATTCAGACGCTGATGGTCCTCACACAAGCATTTCTCCGAGTACTGCTCAATGAGAAAGATGGATATCTCATAGATTCTTGCCGTGATATAGAACATGCTGCTGAAGAAAGTAGAGCCTCTGATTTTACTATGGCCATcaatgattttttatttgaacTAAATGTGGACAATATCAACTTGGTCAAATTGTTCAAGTACATAAAGGAAAGTAATATCATGCACAAG GTTAGTGGTTATGGAGAAAAGCAGGCTACCTTGGAGAAGATATCTTCACCTGAATCAAGGGAACATGGTGAAGAGGGGAGCTGCCAGTCAGCTTTCCAGGCATTAGCTGACATATTGCTGTCGTTGACAAACAAGGACAGTGATGGAAGGATAATAATTTCCAGGTCTAGACCAACCAGCCTCAGGAAACAAGGAGGGtatattaaatatgttatgCTCAGTGGAGAGAAGATTTTCTCTGAG ATTGTAGATGAAGCACATGCCGTTGTATTAGTAGGAGGAACACTTCAACCTATAGAAGAGACAAGGGAGCGACTCTTTCCATGTTTGCCACCAAATCAGTTGCATTTTTTTTCATGTGGTCATATTGTCCCTCCAGATAGCATTATGCCAATTGCAGTCACTCGTGGGCCTACTGGCCGCTCCTTTGATTTTAGCTACAGCTCTAGGAGCTCACCAGATGTG ATGCGAGAACTAGGTCTTTTGCTATGCAACTTGGTGACCGTGGTTCCAGAAGGAATTGTAGTCTTTTTCCCTTCATTTGATTGTGAAGGTAGAGTCTATCAAAACTGGGAGTCTTCTGGCATCCTTGAAAGAATTACGAAGAGGAAGCGTGTCTTTAGAGAGCCCAGAAATAATATGGATGTTGAATCTGTTCTTAAGGAATATAAAGATACCATTTATGGCCTATCGAGTATGAATTCAGATGCAAACCGAGCATCTCGTAGTGGTGCAATACTCCTTGCTGTTGTTGGTGGGAAGATATCTGAAGGAATCAACCTAAGTGATGGGATGGGTCGATGTATAGTCATGGTTGGACTGCCATATGCTAGCCCGTCTGACATTGAGTTGCTGGAGAGGATAAAGCATATTGAAGGTTTTGGAAATTCAAAGTTCCTTGAAAATCCTACATTTTCTTCTAGCTATAATTTATACAGTGGAGATGCACAAGGTGGTTTTGACATCTTAAAAAGTTGCAGCCACAGGGGAAGAGAGTATTATGAAAACCTTTGCATGAAGGCTGTAAATCAATCAATAG GTAGAGCGATCCGTCACATCAATGACTATGCAGCAATTTTGTTGGTTGACACAAGGTATGCATCTGATTCCTCAAAACGGAGCTTTGCCCATCCAGTCACCAAGCTTCCCCAATGGATAAAAGATCGTTTTGTTTCTACTTCCAACAACTATGGCGAAATACATAAGTTGCTGCATCAGTTTTTCAAACTCAAAAAGACATGCT CTACTGGGTC ACAGAGGGCCACTTGGAGAAAGCCACGCCCTTCCACAATAGCAGAACCACCAATGCTGAAGCTAAGAGAAACCATTAGCAGGACCAAAACTTTCTTCCACAAAGGTCTCAAAGATTTCAGGTCTCTTTTCTCTGGAGGGTATAAAAAACTTCCCAGATCTTTTTCTTTCAATCCATTCCTTGGTAGGAATTGCCGTGCAAGAACTCACACGAGCGATAAATTTTACAATGAGTTCTATGATCTCATGCAGTCTGACATTGGAAGGATAAAGATGTTTAGTAGCAACAGCATATCCAGGTCACAAGAGTCAGCAATGGAAGATGCTCTACAAGAGAGCATTTATGAAGAAAGCTCAAAGCTGAGAAAAAAGGAGGGCTTAAGTTCACAAAACAAGAACAAGGGAGCTCATGTTTTAGCACAAAAGATGAAGGAGTTGGATATGATGGATACAGGTGATCTTGAGCATGTACTAGACATAGAAGAGGCACTTCACTACTATTCTCGCCTTAAAAGCGGTGTCTATTTGGATATTGTGGACAAGTTCTTCATGGACATAAACTCAGAGTTCACTGTTCCACAGCCCTCTGCCAGCTTCAAACACTCAAAGGGAAAACTTGGCCCAATTCAGTTGCAGATAAGATAA
- the LOC130745900 gene encoding 60S ribosomal protein L37-3-like, translating to MGKGTGSFGKRRNKTHTLCVRCGRRSFHLQKSRCAACAFPAARKRKYNWSVKAIRRKTTGTGRMRYLRNVPRRFKSGFREGTEAAPRNKGAAAST from the exons ATG GGTAAGGGTACTGGCAGTTTCGGTAAGCGTAGGAACAAGACCCACACCCTCTGTGTCAGGTGTGGCCGCCGCAGCTTCCACCTCCAGAAGAGTCGCTGCGCCGCCTGCGCCTTCCCCGCTGCACGCAAGAGGAAGT ATAACTGGAGTGTGAAGGCCATTAGGAGAAAGACCACTGGCACTGGAAGAATGAGGTACTTGCGTAACGTGCCTCGCAGGTTCAAGAGCGGTTTCAGAGAAG GTACTGAAGCTGCACCCAGGAACAAGGGAGCAGCTGCATCTACCTAA
- the LOC130745898 gene encoding uncharacterized protein LOC130745898, with protein sequence MSMPRPSQVTVRDLAEEAKKRIVILIVCVVGLSYLMSLTSSSVWVNLPAAASLIIAFRYLSLDFEMKRKAAAYNNKAGFTSAQSSKIPIENAKAVTKFDWRKKVNSPVVEDAIDHFTRHLISEWVTDLWYSRLTPDKEGPEELVQIINGVLGEISGRMRNINLIDFLIRDLIHLICTHLELFRAALSKIEKQGTGSLTFESRDMELKVTLAAENKLHPALFSTEAEHKVLQHLMSGLMFVTFKSEDLHCSFFRYAVRELLACAVIRPVLNLANPRFINERIESVVVNKTKVNKGVSTAQEGSHAKVDELQTSSDHFSKCLDPSATGVELVQLRNGQSKNAVSSTENKSRDNIAKDPLLSIDARSSRSWNSLPANSEPNDDQGIQRYRSGGEWGDILDVISRRKTQALAPEHFENVWTKGKNYKKKDGENQSNEQVPQHPAIGKSLKVDHMKSISGPKEKETNSKFNPKGHINSGYNSPITAKNAPFHADKNGSTCSSVTSYKDDENNHIYMQTSESESNTSYTSEDDETNTVTGLDSPVTKVWDGRSNRNQAVSYVHHPLENVDNHGRKKRNKSHSRNPRLSRTQSGSKRSRFGGNKLPTWQEVERTSFVSGDGQDILSTSKSQVNSEESSDDADIESLGRIYSGAAASSSAYSISQSESSSLAVNPLKSSSAVDSFYKLKCEVLGANIVKSGSRTFAVYSVSVTDVNNNSWSIKRRFRHFEELHRRLKEFAEYNLHLPPKHFLSTGLDVPVIQERCELLDIYLKKLMQLPTISESIEVWDFLSVDSQTYIFSSSFSIMETLSVGLHAKPSEKTKSSSHLSLPGSDPSAFRRENYSLESKEAVVRTRNNVVTDGLKPKVNSMPLSLPKRSGLESRKSPDNSGSNTDFLARKNAPSPNNLHKTVRGRDSSDEVAEAHHDTSDSIPTEWVPPNLSAPILDLLDVILQLQDGGWIRRKAFWAAKQILQLGMGDAFDDWLIEKVQLLRKGSVIASGVKRVEQILWPDGIFLTKHPNRRPPPSSPSQNSPHGHQPTQVSSPTMSDEQKQEADRRAKFVYELMIENAPPAIVSLVGRKEYEQCARDLYFFLQSSVCLKQLAFDILELLLLAAFPELDDVFKQLHEEKHKFGELKTE encoded by the exons ATGAGCATGCCGCGGCCGAGCCAGGTCACAGTCAGAGACCTCGCCGAGGAAGCCAAGAAACGGATTGTCATCCTCATCGTCTGCGTCGTCGGACTCTCCTATCTCATGTCCT tGACAAGCTCCTCAGTTTGGGTCAACTTGCCAGCTGCTGCCTCCTTAATTATCGCTTTCCGTTATTTATCACTAGATTTTGAAATGAAGAGAAAAGCTGCAGCATACAACAATAAAGCAGGCTTCACCAGTGCTCAGTCTTCAAAGATACCTATTGAAAATGCTAAAGCTGTTACGAAGTTTGACTGGAGAAAAAAAGTGAATTCTCCTGTTGTTGAGGATGCGATTGATCACTTCACCAGACATCTGATTTCTGAATGGGTAACAGACCTTTGGTACTCTCGCTTAACACCAGACAAGGAGGGTCCTGAAGAGTTAGTGCAAATAATTAATGGTGTTCTTGGGGAAATTTCAGGGCGCATGAGAAATATAAATCTGATTGATTTTTTGATAAG GGATCTTATTCATCTCATTTGCACCCACTTGGAGCTGTTTCGTGCTGCTCTCTCAAAGATTGAAAAACAAGGCACAGGTTCATTAACATTTGAAAGTCGAGATATGGAACTAAAGGTTACCTTGGCTGCAGAGAACAAATTGCATCCCGCTTTATTTTCTACTGAAGCtgagcataag GTTCTGCAGCATCTGATGAGTGGTCTCATGTTTGTTACTTTCAAGTCTGAGGATTTGCACTGTTCTTTCTTTCGATATGCCGTCAGGGAGCTTCTTGCATGTGCTGTAATACGACCTGTCTTAAACTTGGCCAATCCAAG ATTTATTAACGAAAGAATTGAATCTGTGGTAGTTAACAAGACTAAGGTTAACAAGGGGGTTTCTACAGCTCAAGAGGGATCCCATGCTAAAGTAGATGAGTTACAGACTTCGTCTGACCATTTTTCCAAGTGTTTAGATCCTTCTGCTACTGGTGTCGAGCTTGTGCAGCTAAGAAATGGTCAATCCAAAAATGCAGTGTCATCTACAGAAAATAAATCTCGTGATAATATTGCTAAAGATCCATTGCTTTCAATTGATGCTCGGTCTTCCCGCTCATGGAACTCTTTGCCTGCAAACTCAGAACCTAATGATGACCAAGGTATTCAACGATATCGCTCAGGAGGAGAGTGGGGAGATATTTTAGATGTCATTTCTCGCAGAAAGACCCAAGCTCTTGCTCCAGAACACTTTGAGAATGTGTGGACAAAGGGGAAAAATTACAAGAAAAAAGATGGTGAAAACCAATCAAATGAGCAAGTCCCGCAGCATCCTGCGATAGGAAAATCACTAAAGGTAGATCATATGAAGTCGATATCTGGACCCAAAGAAAAAGAGACTAACTCCAAGTTTAATCCTAAGGGCCACATTAATTCTGGATACAACAGTCCAATCACTGCTAAAAATGCACCTTTTCATGCAGACAAGAATGGATCAACTTGTTCTTCAGTGACGTCGTATAAAGATGATGAGAACAACCACATTTATATGCAAACAAGTGAATCTGAGAGCAATACTTCTTATACTTCTGAAGATGATGAAACTAACACTGTCACCGGTCTTGATTCTCCAGTAACTAAGGTTTGGGATGGAAGAAGTAATAGAAACCAGGCTGTTTCTTATGTTCATCACCCACTTGAAAATGTTGATAATCATGGTAGAAAGAAGAGGAATAAGAGCCATTCTCGCAATCCAAGATTATCCAGAACCCAATCTGGAAGTAAAAGGTCTCGGTTCGGTGGTAATAAATTACCTACGTGGCAAGAAGTTGAGAGAACAAGCTTTGTATCTGGAGATGGTCAAGACATACTCAGCACTTCAAAATCACAGGTGAATTCTGAGGAGTCCAGTGATGATGCTGATATTGAAAGTTTGGGTAGAATATATAGTGGAGCAGCTGCGTCTTCTTCTGCATACTCTATTTCTCAATCAGAATCTTCTAGTCTGGCTGTTAATCCCCTGAAAAGTTCCTCTGCCGTAGATTCCTTTTACAAGTTGAAATGTGAG GTCTTGGGTGCAAATATTGTGAAGAGTGGCTCAAGAACTTTTGCTGTTTACTCCGTATCTGTTACGGATGTAAATAACAACAGTTGGTCAATTAAAAGGAG GTTTCGCCATTTTGAGGAGCTACATCGACGCTTGAAAGAGTTCGCTGAGTATAATCTTCATCTTCCACCAAAACATTTTCTGTCAACTGGTTTGGATGTACCGGTCATTCAAGAGCGTTGTGAATTGCTTGATATATATTTGAAG AAACTTATGCAGCTACCAAcaatttcagaatcaattgaAGTGTGGGACTTTCTGAGTGTTGACTCTCAG ACGTACATATTCTCAAGTTCTTTTTCTATCATGGAGACGTTATCAG TTGGCCTGCATGCTAAGCCATCTGAGAAGACTAAAAGCAGTTCCCACTTATCTTTACCTGGAAGTGACCCTTCTGCCTTTCGGAGAGAAAACTATAGTCTGGAAAGTAAAGAGGCTGTTGTGCGAACAAGAAATAATGTTGTGACTGATGGATTGAAGCCAAAAGTAAATAGCATGCCTCTTTCGCTACCAAAAAGGAGTGGTTTGGAATCTAGAAAGTCACCTGACAATTCTGGCAGCAATACAGATTTTCTAGCAAGAAAGAATGCACCTTCTCCCAATAACTTGCACAAGACAGTGAGAGGAAGAGATAGTTCGGATGAGGTTGCTGAGGCGCACCATGATACTTCTGACTCTATTCCTACGGAG TGGGTCCCACCAAATTTGAGTGCACCCATATTGGATCTGTTGGATGTTATCCTCCAGCttcaagatggtggatggatTAG GCGGAAGGCTTTTTGGGCTGCTAAACAAATCTTACAACTAGGAATGGGCGATGCCTTTGATGATTGGTTGATAGAGAAAGTTCAGCTTCTTCGTAAGGGATCAGTGATTGCTTCAGGGGTCAAGCGAGTTGAGCAA ATACTCTGGCCTGATGGAATATTCTTAACAAAGCATCCAAATCGACGACCACCACCTTCTAGTCCATCTCAGAACTCACCTCATGGTCACCAACCTACACAAGTGTCTTCTCCGACGATGAGCGATGAGCAGAAACAGGAGGCAGATCGGCGTGCCAAGTTTGTATATGAGCTAATGATTG AAAATGCACCACCTGCAATCGTAAGTCTTGTTGGTCGAAAGGAGTATGAGCAATGTGCTAGGGatctatatttttttcttcag TCTTCTGTTTGCTTGAAGCAGCTGGCTTTTGACATCCTGGAGCTGCTGCTGCTGGCAGCATTTCCAGAACTTGATGATGTATTTAAGCAGCTGCATgaagaaaaacataaatttGGCGAGCTCAAAACAGAGTAa